From the genome of Colletotrichum destructivum chromosome 10, complete sequence, one region includes:
- a CDS encoding Putative glucose receptor Git3: MNESPDHYDSDNSPYSIRPLPPVLRNGLAAVAAMGFISFFTSLGLLAFLTYKLISWSNGPPTPKKADPISKVESPRPTDTAFVIPTNWAAAAADAADAADAEAEKAAKKGWLRRAIDEPPNQFLVLIFNLLLADIQQALAFLLNVEWLTRNAIEVGTGTCWTQGWFVSTGDLASSVFITGIAIHTYMSIVSNKKIPTWAFHTAIVMMWAFVYGTGILGVIVTENGRKEGGLYVRAGAWCWINSKYQDIRLTLHYLWIFISLILTTMIYLAVFFHLQRVARKSGGVVPCCGNPPVPEIRPSSSGGSSSSSCSGSSLRNTTRSPCGSQKSRTWRPICVSTILRHLPGLPDYARQHTFLLYPLVYVVCTTPLAAGRLASMAGHEVSLAYFCFAGAMIACNGWMDVALYSSTRRSIVFSSEGPPTQDVGLETFTFMCSTPTRFGNTTTVVGGVDPKGKQNTCNKKWCGKLAKKGPQSGGLKGLKVECIESTESTDSMKGFGMGQGSVMGMAIQCETTTSVSVEVNTLAPPPTRPQLAAVGRKLSNASSFTVDSTKSSSFITE, translated from the exons ATGAACGAGTCGCCAGACCACTACGATTCGGATAACTCGCCCTACTCGATCCgtccgctgccgccggtgcTCCGTAATGGCCTCGCCGCGGTGGCCGCCATGGGGttcatctccttcttcaCGAGCCTCGGACTGCTCGCGTTCCTCACGTACAAGCTGATATCGTGGAGCAACGGGCCACCGACGCCCAAGAAGGCGGACCCCATCTCCAAGGTCGAgtcgccaaggccgacggACACGGCTTTCGTGATCCCGACCAACtgggccgccgcggccgccgacgccgccgacgccgccgatgccgaggccgagaaggcggccaagaaggGTTGGTTGCGGAGGGCGATCGACGAGCCGCCCAACCAGTTCCTCGTGCTGATCTTCAACCTGCTTCTCGCCGACATCCAGCAGGCGTTGGCGTTCCTGCTCAACGTCGAGTGGCTGACGAGAAACGCCATCGAGGTCGGCACGGGCACCTGCTGGACGCAGGGCTGGTTCGTATCGACGGGCGACCtggcctcgtccgtcttcatCACGGGCATCGCCATCCACACCTACATGTCCATCGTCTCGAACAAGAAGATCCCGACCTGGGCCTTCCACACGGCCATCGTCATGATGTGGGCCTTTGTGTACGGCACGGGGATCCTCGGGGTCATCGTTACGGAGAACGGGAGAAAAGAGGGCGGTCTCTATGTCAGAGCCGGTGCTTGG TGCTGGATCAACTCCAAGTACCAGGACATCCGCCTGACTCTCCATTACCTGTGGATCTTCATCTCCTTGATTCTCACAACCATGATTTATCTGGCGGTATTTTTCCATTTGCAGAGAGTAGCAAGAAAAAGCGGCGGTGTCGTACCTTGCTGCGGCAACCCCCCCGTACCTGAAATACGGCCATCGAGCAGTGGCGGGAGCAGCTCGTCAAGCTGTAGCGGATCGTCGTTGAGAAACACAACACGGAGTCCTTGCGGCAGCCAGAAGTCCAGGACATGGCGTCCCATTTGCGTATCGACGATATTGAGGCACCTCCCCGGCCTACCGGACTACGCCCGCCAACACACGTTTCTACTGTACCCCTTGGTCTACGTTGTGTGCACCACACCTctggcggccggccgcctcgcATCCATGGCCGGCCATGAAGTCTCGCTGGCCTACTTCTGCTTCGCCGGGGCCATGATCGCCTGCAACGGCTGGATGGACGTCGCCCTCTACTCGTCGACACGGCgctccatcgtcttctcttCTGAAGGGCCGCCCACCCAGGACGTGGGCCTGGAAACCTTCACCTTCATGTGCAGCACGCCCACGAGGTTTGGCAACACGACGACCGTCGTGGGCGGGGTAGACCCCAAGGGGAAACAGAACACTTGCAACAAGAAGTGGTGCGGCAAGCTCGCGAAGAAGGGCCCCCAGTCGGGCGGCCTCAAGGGGCTCAAGGTCGAGTGCATCGAGAGCACCGAGAGCACGGACAGCATGAAAGGGTTCGGCATGGGGCAGGGGTCGGTCATGGGCATGGCGATCCAGTGCGAGACCACGACGAGCGTCTCGGTCGAGGTCAACAcgctggcgccgccgccgacgagaccgcagctcgccgccgtcggcaggAAACTGAGCAACGCGAGCAGCTTCACCGTCGACTCCACCAAGTCGTCGAGTTTTATCACGGAGTGA
- a CDS encoding Putative gfo/Idh/MocA-like oxidoreductase, NAD(P)-binding domain superfamily: MASKTYNVGIIGYGLSAKVFHIPFINLTPQFKLHSIVQRKPTASSSAPNDYPELKHHTSLEPMLQDPEVDVINILTPPNTHFSFTKQALQAGKHVLVEKPFVPTVAEAEELIRIARDNKRLICVYQNRRWDSDFLTVKKMVADGVFGRVYEFDTHFDRYRPERPTSWKGELGMAEGGGALFDLGSHLLDQAYHLFGMPETVYGKLVSQRDGRFDAEDPDSVHAQLAYKDGLLVSVRIGVMSVETHQPRFWVRGTKASFHKTALDPQEDHLKAGRKPNEPGFGVEDPINGGRLLLVREGGEVEERTKLTVEPKTYLKLFEAFAKAVETGREEDVPVPASEARDVLRIIDAVRESAKTGREVRLS; encoded by the exons ATGGCATCCAAGACGTACAACGTTGGAATCATCGGATATGG ATTGTCCGCCAAGGTCTTCCACATTCCCTTCATCAACCTCACCCCCCAGTTCAAGCTGCACAGCATCGTCCAGCGCAAgcccacggcctcgtcgtcggcgcccaaTGACTACCCGGAGCTGAAGCACCACACCTCGCTGGAGCCCATGCTCCAGGAccccgaggtcgacgtcaTCAACATCCTCACGCCGCCCAACACCCACTTCAGCTTCACCAAGCAGGCGCTCCAGGCCGGCAAGCACGTGCTGGTCGAGAAGCCCTTCGTGcccaccgtcgccgaggccgaagagctCATCCGGATCGCCAGGGACAACAAGCGCCTCATCTGCGTCTACCAGAACCGCCGCTGGGACAGCGACTTCCTGACGGTCAAGAAGATggtggccgacggcgtcttcggcCGCGTCTACGAGTTCGACACCCACTTCGACCGCTACCGCCCCGAGCGCCCGACGTCGTGGAAGGGCGAGCTGGGcatggccgagggcggcggcgccctcttCGACCTGGGCTCCCACCTGCTCGACCAGGCCTACCACCTCTTTGGCATGCCCGAGACCGTCTACGGCAAGCTCGTCAGCCAGCGCGACGGCcgcttcgacgccgaggacccgGACAGCGTGCACGCGCAGCTGGCCTACAaggacggcctcctcgtcagcgTGCGCATCGGCGTCATGAGCGTCGAGACGCACCAGCCGCGCTTCTGGGTGCGCGGCACCAAGGCTTCGTTCCACAAGACGGCGCTCGACCCGCAGGAGGACCACCTCAAGGCCGGTCGGAAGCCCAACGAGCCCGGCtttggcgtcgaggaccccATCAACGGCGGCAGGCTGCTCCTCGtcagggagggcggcgaggtcgaggagcgcACGAAGCTGACGGTCGAGCCCAAGACGTACCTCAAGCTCTTCGAGGCCTTTGCCAAGGCGGTCGAGACGGGCCGCGAGGAGGACGTTCCCGTACCGGCCAGCGAGGCGCGGGACGTGCTGcgcatcatcgacgccgtcaggGAGAGCGCCAAGACGGGACGCGAGGTGCGCCTCTCTTGA
- a CDS encoding Putative polyprenyl synthetase, isoprenoid synthase domain superfamily, with the protein MLSEEELYPYSVPVDRETVVRSGALTTLPVRIYKHDDLADAGAICLTGDWGRIMRDGQDKKSNGSPCVVGNWGSFIWPESIPDRMGLLCYLLDVGCFHDDACEEMTIAAAHAEHLDLDAAMDVEDNRSLSNDSRSAKTKELVSMAILECVKVDRVGALRMLEAYRKKWLAIMETYNTEEIDNLDDYFFSRANNGGMGAYYAMLEFSLGIVVTDEEYEMMAAPIKHVERCMLLTNDYWSWPREREQAKTQEAGKVFNTVWFLMKQERCSEAEAKLKVADMVAAEEARWVEAKRKIYQEHPDLRADLVKFLENLHTALAGNDYWSSQCYRHNDWTHVPEQPSENHPKVHELAAMGRAVMPAECPGSGLSNAPKSEELGGAAAESDLDFEANAASLLSFLDKASPRDQQVEVEVGSSASASEANTQSTAELSATLRSNSVSSAGSASNSDETKARLSDTDIISAPIQYVQSLPSKGFRTTLIDCLNRWLEVPQHEMECIKKVINSMHDSSLILDDIEDGAKLRRGFPATHVVYGTSQAINSATFLYVQAVEAIHELENKEMMDVLLRHLKQLFCGQSLDLYWTFNRRCPTEDEYLDMIGQKTGALLSMVSDLMVAASPRYRKNSPGQQPLALTAFSRFSRLSGLYYQVRDDYMNIVSADYAGKKGYAEDLDEQKFSYMLVHMARLAPEMMDQVEGMFRAMRRGDADPLESKRYIVSLLHRSGSLEATRKLLLEWQRGINEEIERLEGDFGAPNPTLRLLMESLRIDV; encoded by the exons ATGTTGTCTGAAGAAGAACTCTACCCATACTCCGTACCCGTGGATCGGGAAACGGTGGTGAGGTCCGGAGCCCTAACCACCTTACCAGTCCGCATTTACAAACACGATGACttggccgacgccggcgcaATATGTCTGACGGGCGATTGGGGACGCATCATGAGGGACGGGCAAGACAAGAAGTCCAACGGCTCTCCATGCGTCGTGGGAAACTGGGGTAGCTTCATATGGCCAGAAAGCATCCCAGATCGGATGGGGTTGCTATGCTATCTCTTGGATGTTGGCTGCTTCCATGATG ACGCATGCGAGGAAATGACTATTGCGGCTGCACATGCAGAGCACCTCGACCTTGATGCCGCCATGGACGTTGAGGACAACAGGTCACTGAGCAACGACTCGAGGTCTGCAAAGACAAAGGAGCTCGTCTCGATGGCCATCCTCGAATGTGTCAAGGTAGACCGCGTGGGCGCGCTCAGGATGCTGGAAGCATACCGCAAGAAGTGGCTGGCCATCATGGAAACATACAACACAGAGGAGATTGACAACCTCGATGACTACTTCTTTTCTCGTGCGAACAACGGTGGGATGGG cgcatACTACGCCATGCTCGAGTTCTCTCTGGGAATCGTCGTGACCGACGAGGAATAcgagatgatggcggcgcccATCAAGCACGTCGAGCGCTGCATGCTCCTCACCAACGACTACTGGAGCTGGCCGCGCGAGAGAGAACAGGCCAAGACGCAGGAGGCGGGCAAGGTATTCAACACGGTCTGGTTCCTGATGAAGCAGGAAAGGtgctccgaggccgaggcgaagctcaaggtcgccgacatggtcgccgccgaggaggccagaTGGGTCGAGGCCAAGCGGAAGATATACCAGGAGCACCCGGACCTGCGCGCCGACCTGGTCAAGTTCCTCGAGAACCTGCACACGGCGCTGGCCGGCAACGACTACTGGAGCTCGCAGTGCTACCGTCACAACGACTGGACTCACGTCCCGGAGCAGCCGTCGGAGAACCATCCCAAGGTGCACGAGCTTGCGGCGATGGGCAGAGCCGTGATGCCGGCTGAATGTCCGGGATCAGGCCTGTCTAATGCTCCCAAGAGTGAAGAACTCGGAGGGGCTGCTGCGGAATCAGACTTGGATTTCGAGGCCAACGCGGCCTCGCTACTCTCTTTCCTCGATAAAGCCTCTCCGCGAGACCAAcaagtcgaagtcgaagtaGGATCATCCGCATCCGCCTCGGAGGCCAACACACAAAGCACCGCCGAGTTATCCGCCACCCTGCGGTCGAACTCGGTGTCTTCCGCCGGATCGGCATCGAATTCCGACGAGACGAAAGCACGTCTTTCCGACACGGACATCATCTCAGCCCCCATCCAGTATGTGCAGAGCCTGCCCTCCAAGGGTTTCCGGACGACGTTGATCGACTGTCTGAACCGGTGGCTCGAGGTACCCCAGCACGAGATGGAGTGCATCAAGAAGGTCATCAACAGCATGCACGACTCCTCGCTGATCCTGGACGacatcgaggacggcgccaaGCTCCGCCGCGGGTTCCCCGCGACGCACGTCGTGTACGGCACCAGCCAAGCGATCAACAGCGCAACCTTCCTCTACgtgcaggccgtcgaggccatccaCGAGCTGGAGAACaaggagatgatggacgTTCTTCTGAGGCATCTCAAGCAGCTGTTCTGCGGCCAGTCGCTCGACCTCTACTGGACCTTCAACCGGAGGTGTCCGACCGAGGACGAGTATCTCGACATGATCGGCCAGAAGACGGGCGCCCTGCTCTCCATGGTCTCGGATCTCATGgtcgccgccagcccgaGATACAGGAAAAACAGCCCGGGCCAGCAGCCCCTCGCGCTCACGGCCTTCTCGCGCTTCTCGCGGCTGTCCGGGCTGTACTACCAGGTCCGCGACGACTACATGAACATCGTGTCGGCGGACTACGCCGGGAAGAAGGGGTacgccgaggacctggaCGAGCAGAAGTTCTCGTACATGCTGGTGCACATGGCGCGGCTGGCGCCCGAGATGATGGACCAGGTCGAGGGCATGTTCAGGGCGATGAGGCGCGGCGACGCTGACCCGCTGGAGTCGAAGAGGTATATCGTCTCGCTGCTGCACAGGTCCGGGTCGTTGGAGGCGACCCGGAAGCTGTTGCTGGAGTGGCAGCGGGGCATCAACGAGGAGATCGAGAggctcgagggcgacttTGGCGCGCCGAACCCGACGTTGAGGCTGCTGATGGAGAGCCTCAGGATCGATGTGTAG
- a CDS encoding Putative cytochrome P450, whose product MSLTLWTAFALFLCYRVYRIIYNLYLHPLAKVPGPKLYAISWLPRLWHQQIRGTHWKNLVALHDKYGRIVRTGPDEVSNASAKAWDDICGSKTFVRDLNFLRVTQLDERHSFISPVKTEHNTVRRLLQPAFTDRSLLRHEKILGEWTEKLRANIAGEHGSPVDVAQKLVWMTFDTMGVLSFGESFGCLDKNRQHPYLKAIELGAPFLSLLQIILRYEATRGLYAMFLKLPWMRFWNSLRATAEAKAAKWVENADESRGDVMSVIWKAMQDQKTPISQRQADDLASILCLAGAESTPVLMSGMVWWILSTPHAHARLREEIRTAIRQASDITVPNVSRLPYLDACIMESLRQHTPFSVAIPRIVPEGGAVVDGYFLPAGTVCGVPHWASAHLTSHFADPDMFVPERWLPDPDPRYAGDKRDTFKPFAKGSLDCIGKRLVYHEVRMVMATLFWHFDMELCPESRDWVAGANATVRMMREKGALFIRANPASVGEVAES is encoded by the exons TGTCGTTGACACTTTGGACGGCTTTTGCTCTTTTC TTATGCTACCGCGTCTACCGAATCATTTACAACCTTTACTTGCATCCTCTGGCCAAGGTACCCGGGCCGAAGCTGTACGCCATCTCCTGGCTGCCGCGACTGTGGCACCAACAGATCCGCGGCACGCACTGGAAGAACCTCGTGGCACTGCACGACAAGTATGGGCGCATCGTCCGGACGGGGCCCGACGAGGTCTCCAACGCCTCGGCCAAAGCCTGGGATGACATCTGCGGCAGCAAGACCTTCGTGCGCGACCTGAACTTCCTGCGCGTCACGCAGCTCGACGAGCGCCACAGCTTCATCTCGCCCGTCAAGACGGAGCACAACACGGTGCGGCGCCTCCTGCAGCCGGCCTTCACCGACCGCTCTCTGCTGCGGCACGAGAAGATCCTCGGGGAGTGGACGGAGAAGCTGAGGGCCAACATCGCCGGCGAGCACGGCAGCCCCGTCGACGTGGCGCAGAAGCTGGTCTGGATGACCTTTGACACCATGGGCGTCCTGAGCTTCGGCGAGTCCTTCGGGTGCCTCGACAAGAACCGCCAGCACCCGTacctcaaggccatcgagctgggcgcgCCCTTCCTGTCCCTGCTGCAGATCATCCTGCGGTACGAGGCCACGCGCGGGCTGTACGCCATGTTCCTCAAGCTGCCGTGGATGCGCTTCTGGAACAGTCTCcgggcgacggcggaggccaaggcggcgaAGTGGGTTGAGAACGCCGACGAGAGCAGGGGGGACGTCATGAGCGTCATCTGGAAGGCGATGCAGGACCAGAAGACGCCCATCTCGCAGCGGCAGGCCGACGACCTGGCCTCGATCCTATGCTTGGCGGGCGCCGAGTCGACGCCGGTCCTCATGTCCGGCATGGTGTGGTGGATCCTCAGCACGCCGCACGCGCACGCCCGGCTCCGGGAGGAGATCCGGACCGCCATCCGGCAGGCGTCCGACATCACGGTGCCCAACGTCTCCCGGCTGCCGTACCTCGACGCCTGCATCATGGAGAGTCTGCGGCAGCACACGCCCTTCTCCGTCGCGATCCCGCGCATCgtgcccgagggcggcgccgtggtCGACGGGTATTTCCTGCCCGCGGGGACGGTCTGTGGCGTCCCGCACTGGGCGAGCGCGCATTTGACATCTCACTTCGCGGACCCGGACATGTTCGTCCCCGAACGGTGGCTTCCGGACCCGGATCCGCGCTACGCCGGGGACAAGAGGGACACGTTCAAGCCGTTTGCCAAGGGCAGCCTGGACTGCATAGGAAAGCG GCTGGTCTATCACGAAGTTCGCATGGTCATGGCCACGCTTTTCTGGCACTTTGACATGGAGCTGTGCCCAGAGTCTCGCGACTGGGTGGCTGGCGCGAACGCCACGGTGAGAATgatgagagagaagggggccTTGTTCATCAGGGCAAATCCTGCCAGTGTTGGAGAAGTGGCTGAGTCGTGA